DNA sequence from the Paenibacillus azoreducens genome:
TTTCATCGTTCGGCATCAGAATCGAACAAACTTTTTCAAACGGCCAATCGGCCTCGACCAATGATGGAACGGCGGCATGATTGATCAGCAGGATTTTGAAATCATGCTCCACAAGGTCAGAGAGAACCTCCTGAAGCTCCCGCGCATGTTCGAATGATCCTTCAGTCCGGATAAACAGAATGCTGCGGCTGGACGCCATTTTCTCCATAAAGCGCTGTACCCGGCGGTCATATTTTGCTTTGATTTCCGGGTATGCTGCAAGATGGGGCGGAAAATTGTTGTGGGTGAAAAAGTCGTGGTTGGACAGAAAATTATAAAAGGTTTCCTTTACCAAATAGAGCTTGTCGCTGAGCTGTTTTTCAACAACCAGGTTCTCGTAGTCCATAAATTTGGCAAAACGGTTTCGGAGCAGCCGGTTCACGTCAGCCAAATTGTAAGTAGACATCCAATCAAGCGGACCCGCATAAGGTCGCAGGTCAAACTTTTCGAGCTGCATTGCAGCCAGGCATAAATCGCCCAGGCTGAAAATGGCATCGTACGTTCCTTTTAGATCCGCGATTCGCATAGTCTTGAACCTACCTTTCAATTAAGGTTTTGAATCTGACACAATATAGTAAATGCGGTGGAGCGAAGGCTCGCGTGTATGCCTGTTTAATTCAACCATATTTAGGTTTAAGGCCAAAGCCACATGCCCTTACCATTGGCCCTGAAAAGCATACGATATGCTAAGACTTGATATCAGGAGGATGGATTATGTCCATATTTCGACTCGAATCGGCTCCTTTTGCCACAATCGACTGCCGTTATATTGAATCCGTGGATATAGAGGTCACCAATAGCGGAAGCGATGGCTTTGAGATGCTCGTTCATGGTTATGGGAACCAGGGGCTGTTTTATGTGCAGCTCATTCATTTAAGTCCGGGCAGCACCGTCCCCGTTTATCATATGATGACGGGATACGAGCCTTTTCAGCTTGTGCTGGTAACCAATATAAACAACTATGCTTGCACCGAGGTAATCGTCAGAGCCAAGGATCATGGTTATCTGATTGCTTTATATTCGCAGGAGGATATGATC
Encoded proteins:
- a CDS encoding DUF1796 family putative cysteine peptidase — encoded protein: MRIADLKGTYDAIFSLGDLCLAAMQLEKFDLRPYAGPLDWMSTYNLADVNRLLRNRFAKFMDYENLVVEKQLSDKLYLVKETFYNFLSNHDFFTHNNFPPHLAAYPEIKAKYDRRVQRFMEKMASSRSILFIRTEGSFEHARELQEVLSDLVEHDFKILLINHAAVPSLVEADWPFEKVCSILMPNDEKWDGNDHLWAEIFNGIRLSEG